The nucleotide window GCCATGGTGCGGAAAGCGGTGCGGATTCCTGTCATGGGCACATCGTCTATCAGCTCCGGGCTCCCCGCGAAAGAGTGATCGGATACAGTCCGCCCGTGTCCGCACCCACGAACCCGCACACGACGCCCGCCCGGGACTCGCACTGCGACAGCTGCGGTACGCAGTACCCCGCGGCGAACTCCGCCTCCTGGCCCCGGACCTGCGCGAGCTGCGGGGCCACCGCCTACCGCAACCCGCTGCCGGTCGCCGTGGCCCTGCTCCCCGTCACCGACGCGCGCGGCGGCGGACTGGTCGTCATCACCCGCGCCGTCCCACCCCAGCAGGGCGGAACCGCGCTCCCCGGCGGCTTCATCGACCACGCGGAGGACTGGCGCCACGCGGTCGTACGCGAGCTCCGCGAGGAAACCGGCATCGAGGCCCAGGAGCAGGACGTCCGCCTGGCCGACGCGATGAGCAGCCGCGACGGCCACCTCCTGCTCTTCGGCCTGCTGCCCCCGCGCCCGGCCGCGGACCTGCCGGCCTCCGTACCCACCGCCGAGACCGCCGGCTACGAAGTGCTGCGCGCCGCCCGGGAACTGGCCTTCCCCCTGCACACCCGAGCCGCCCACGCCTGGTTCGCCGGCCGGTACGGCTGACCGTCCGGTGCCGCTAGAGCCCCCTCACCCGCAACGGAGGCAGAGCCGCCCCCGCTTCACCGCCGTCCCGCTCGACCAGCACCCGCCCGTCCGCCATCCGCGACGTGAACCGCTCGACCGCCGACCGCGCCCATCCGTCGCCGGCGTCCCGCACCAACAGACCCCCGCCCGTACGGCCCACCGGCGGAGCCCACACCTCCAGTTCGATACCGCCCTCCGCACCCCGCACCGGAATCACCGCCCCGGCCCG belongs to Streptomyces finlayi and includes:
- a CDS encoding NUDIX domain-containing protein — translated: MSAPTNPHTTPARDSHCDSCGTQYPAANSASWPRTCASCGATAYRNPLPVAVALLPVTDARGGGLVVITRAVPPQQGGTALPGGFIDHAEDWRHAVVRELREETGIEAQEQDVRLADAMSSRDGHLLLFGLLPPRPAADLPASVPTAETAGYEVLRAARELAFPLHTRAAHAWFAGRYG